A DNA window from Buttiauxella agrestis contains the following coding sequences:
- the hisS gene encoding histidine--tRNA ligase, which translates to MAKNIQAIRGMNDYLPGETAIWQRIEGILKQVLGSYGYSEIRLPIVEQTPLFKRAIGEVTDVVEKEMYTFEDRNGDSLTLRPEGTAGCVRAGIEHGLLYNQEQRLWYIGPMFRHERPQKGRYRQFNQLGVEVFGLQGPDIDAELIMLTARWWRALGIDQHVSLELNSIGSLEARANYRDALVAFLEQHKEKLDEDCQRRMYSNPLRVLDSKNPEVQALLDDAPTLGDYLDEDSREHFAGLCQYLDAAGIAYTVNQRLVRGLDYYNRTVFEWVTSSLGSQGTVCAGGRYDGLVEQLGGRAAPAVGFAMGLERLVLLVQAINPEFKAESVVDIYLISSGQGTQAAAMLLAEQLRDQVPAIKLMTNYGGGNFKKQFVRADKWGARAALVLGETEVANGQVVVKDLRTGEQTTVEQANAVAHLQALLG; encoded by the coding sequence GTGGCAAAAAACATTCAAGCCATCCGCGGCATGAACGATTACCTGCCTGGCGAAACCGCCATCTGGCAGCGCATTGAAGGCATTCTGAAACAGGTGCTCGGCAGCTACGGTTACAGTGAAATCCGTTTGCCGATTGTAGAGCAGACCCCGTTATTCAAACGCGCCATCGGTGAAGTGACCGACGTGGTTGAAAAAGAGATGTATACCTTTGAGGACCGCAACGGCGATAGCCTGACTCTGCGTCCTGAAGGCACCGCGGGCTGCGTGCGTGCCGGTATCGAACATGGTCTTCTGTACAATCAGGAACAGCGCTTGTGGTACATCGGGCCGATGTTCCGCCATGAGCGTCCGCAAAAAGGGCGTTACCGTCAGTTTAATCAGCTGGGCGTTGAAGTCTTTGGTCTGCAAGGGCCAGATATTGACGCAGAACTGATCATGCTGACTGCGCGCTGGTGGCGTGCGCTGGGTATCGACCAGCACGTCAGCCTTGAGCTGAACTCTATTGGTTCGCTGGAAGCACGCGCTAACTATCGTGATGCGCTAGTGGCATTCCTTGAGCAGCACAAAGAAAAGCTCGACGAAGATTGCCAGCGTCGTATGTACAGCAATCCACTGCGTGTGCTCGACTCCAAAAATCCTGAAGTGCAGGCACTGTTGGATGATGCGCCAACGCTTGGCGATTATCTGGACGAAGATTCTCGTGAACACTTCGCGGGCCTGTGTCAGTACCTGGATGCTGCGGGTATTGCGTATACCGTAAATCAGCGCCTGGTGCGCGGTCTGGATTATTACAACCGTACCGTTTTCGAATGGGTTACCAGCAGTCTTGGTTCTCAGGGCACCGTTTGTGCTGGCGGCCGTTACGACGGTTTAGTCGAGCAGCTCGGTGGTCGTGCGGCACCAGCTGTTGGTTTCGCAATGGGCCTTGAACGTCTTGTTTTACTGGTTCAGGCTATAAATCCGGAATTTAAAGCAGAATCTGTTGTCGATATTTACCTGATATCGTCAGGTCAGGGAACGCAAGCTGCGGCAATGTTATTAGCCGAGCAATTGCGTGACCAGGTCCCAGCTATCAAACTGATGACCAACTATGGCGGTGGCAACTTCAAGAAACAGTTCGTCCGTGCAGATAAGTGGGGCGCTCGTGCGGCTCTGGTGCTGGGTGAAACAGAAGTCGCAAATGGTCAGGTGGTCGTGAAGGATCTGCGCACAGGTGAGCAAACTACCGTTGAACAAGCCAACGCGGTGGCTCATTTGCAGGCGCTACTGGGTTAA
- a CDS encoding YfgM family protein has translation MEIYENDNEQVDAVKRFFAENGKALVVGVVLGIGALVGWRYWNSHQAESVMASSLEYQTVTDAVRADNPATLAAAEKFAAGTKNTYGALAALELAQKYADNNDLAKAATQLQQGLANTTDENLQALINARLARVQIQQKQSDAALKTLDSIKGEGWVAIVADLRGEALLSKGDKQGARDAWSKGSNTDASPALREMMQMKINNLSS, from the coding sequence GTGGAAATTTACGAAAACGATAACGAACAGGTTGATGCGGTAAAACGCTTCTTTGCCGAAAATGGCAAAGCGCTGGTAGTGGGTGTCGTACTTGGCATTGGCGCACTGGTTGGCTGGCGTTACTGGAACAGCCATCAAGCTGAAAGCGTAATGGCTTCTTCTCTTGAATACCAAACAGTGACAGATGCTGTGCGCGCAGATAATCCTGCCACACTGGCTGCCGCTGAGAAATTCGCAGCCGGCACAAAAAATACTTATGGTGCTCTGGCAGCACTGGAATTAGCGCAGAAGTATGCTGATAACAATGACCTCGCTAAAGCGGCAACTCAGCTGCAGCAAGGTCTTGCCAACACGACGGATGAAAATCTGCAGGCGTTGATTAACGCACGTCTGGCACGTGTTCAAATTCAACAGAAGCAATCTGATGCGGCGCTGAAAACCCTCGACAGCATTAAAGGTGAAGGTTGGGTAGCGATTGTTGCTGATTTGCGCGGTGAAGCGCTGCTCAGCAAAGGGGATAAGCAAGGTGCGCGCGATGCGTGGAGCAAAGGCTCAAACACTGATGCTTCTCCAGCCCTGCGTGAAATGATGCAGATGAAAATTAATAATTTGTCGAGCTAA
- the bamB gene encoding outer membrane protein assembly factor BamB, with amino-acid sequence MQLRKLLVPGLISLTLLSGCSLFSGEEDVVKMSPLPTVENQFEPEKTWSTSVGSGIGDFYSNLHPAWQDGNVYAADRRGTVKAVNAEDGKEVWSVDLSEKTNFYSSNLPALLSGGVTVEGSHVYVGSEKAQVYALNTSDGSIAWQSKAAGEVLSRPVVSDGLVLVHTSNGQLQALDEADGAVKWTVNLDMPALSLRGESAPAVAFGAAIVGGDNGRVSAVLMKQGQLIWQQRISQATGATEIDRLSDVDTTPVIVNGVVYALAYNGNLTALDLRSGQVMWKRELGSVNDFIVDANRIFLVDQNDRVVALNADGGVTLWTQSDLLHRNLTSPVLYNGYLVVADSEGYMHWINADDGRFVAQQKVDSSGFQTEPVVASDKLLIQAKDGTLYAIKR; translated from the coding sequence ATGCAATTGCGTAAACTACTTGTACCAGGGCTGATTTCTCTGACGCTGCTCAGCGGTTGTTCACTGTTTAGCGGTGAAGAAGACGTGGTTAAAATGTCTCCACTGCCGACAGTTGAAAACCAGTTTGAACCTGAAAAAACATGGAGCACTTCTGTTGGTAGTGGTATTGGTGATTTTTATTCCAATCTGCACCCAGCGTGGCAGGACGGCAACGTGTACGCTGCTGACCGCCGTGGCACCGTTAAAGCCGTAAACGCGGAAGATGGTAAAGAAGTCTGGTCCGTTGATCTGTCTGAAAAAACGAATTTCTATTCCAGCAACCTTCCGGCACTGCTTTCTGGTGGCGTAACGGTTGAAGGTTCGCACGTCTACGTCGGCAGTGAAAAAGCACAGGTTTATGCGCTTAACACCTCTGATGGTAGTATTGCGTGGCAAAGCAAAGCGGCTGGCGAAGTGCTTTCTCGCCCGGTTGTGAGTGACGGTTTAGTTCTGGTACATACCAGCAACGGCCAGCTTCAGGCACTTGATGAAGCTGACGGTGCGGTGAAATGGACCGTAAACCTGGATATGCCAGCGCTTTCCCTGCGCGGCGAATCAGCTCCAGCAGTAGCGTTTGGTGCAGCTATTGTCGGTGGCGATAATGGTCGTGTCAGCGCAGTGTTGATGAAACAAGGTCAGCTGATTTGGCAGCAACGTATTTCTCAGGCAACCGGTGCGACTGAAATCGACCGTCTGAGTGATGTTGATACCACGCCGGTTATCGTGAATGGTGTTGTATATGCCTTGGCATACAACGGCAACCTGACTGCGCTGGACTTACGTTCAGGCCAGGTGATGTGGAAACGTGAACTGGGTTCAGTGAACGATTTCATCGTGGATGCGAACCGCATTTTCCTCGTCGATCAGAATGACCGCGTTGTGGCGTTAAACGCTGATGGCGGCGTGACTCTGTGGACGCAAAGCGATTTGCTGCACCGTAATTTGACCTCTCCTGTTCTGTACAACGGTTATCTGGTTGTAGCGGACAGCGAAGGCTATATGCACTGGATCAATGCCGACGATGGTCGCTTTGTTGCTCAACAGAAAGTGGACAGCTCTGGGTTCCAGACTGAGCCAGTTGTTGCCAGCGACAAACTGTTGATTCAGGCGAAAGATGGTACGTTGTACGCTATCAAGCGTTAA
- the der gene encoding ribosome biogenesis GTPase Der — protein sequence MVPVVALVGRPNVGKSTLFNRLTRTRDALVADFPGLTRDRKYGRAEVEGREFIAIDTGGIDGTEDGVETHMAAQSLLAIEEADVVLFMVDARAGLMPADEAIAKHLRSRQKPTFLVANKTDGMDPDQAVIDFYSLGLGEIHPIAASHGRGVTTLLEHVLIPFIDETNPREPEEEIDEDAAYWAAFNAKHGIVPEGEEEIEEEEEEAFNPIDLPIKLAIVGRPNVGKSTLTNRILGEDRVVVYDMPGTTRDSIYIPMERDEREYILIDTAGVRKRGKITETVEKFSVIKTLQAIEDANVVMLVIDAREGISDQDLSLLGFILNSGRSLVIVVNKWDGLSNEVREQVKETLDYRLGFIDFARVHFISALHGSGVGNLFESVREAYDSSTRRVSTALLTRIMTMAAEDHQPPLVRGRRVKLKYAHAGGYNPPIVVIHGNQVKDLPDSYKRYLMNYFRKSLDVMGTPIRIQFKEGENPFANKRNTLTPNQMRKRKRLIKHIKKSK from the coding sequence ATGGTACCTGTGGTTGCGCTCGTCGGGCGCCCTAATGTCGGAAAATCCACGTTGTTTAACCGCTTGACGCGTACCCGAGATGCGCTGGTCGCGGATTTCCCGGGGCTGACTCGCGACCGCAAGTATGGTCGTGCTGAAGTGGAAGGTCGCGAGTTTATTGCTATTGATACCGGTGGTATTGATGGTACTGAAGATGGCGTTGAAACACATATGGCTGCGCAGTCGCTTTTAGCGATTGAAGAAGCTGATGTCGTACTGTTTATGGTTGATGCCCGTGCCGGCTTGATGCCTGCTGATGAAGCTATCGCTAAACATTTGCGTTCACGTCAGAAGCCAACCTTCCTGGTGGCGAACAAAACAGACGGTATGGACCCGGATCAGGCAGTAATTGATTTTTACTCCCTGGGTTTAGGTGAAATTCACCCAATCGCTGCTTCTCACGGCCGCGGTGTGACAACCCTGCTGGAACACGTGCTGATTCCGTTTATTGACGAAACTAACCCACGCGAACCAGAAGAAGAAATCGATGAAGATGCAGCCTATTGGGCGGCATTTAATGCTAAGCATGGCATTGTTCCTGAAGGTGAAGAAGAAATCGAAGAGGAAGAAGAAGAAGCCTTCAATCCTATCGATTTGCCTATCAAACTGGCTATCGTTGGCCGTCCAAATGTAGGTAAGTCAACGCTTACCAACCGTATTTTGGGTGAAGATCGTGTAGTGGTTTATGACATGCCTGGCACCACGCGTGACAGCATCTATATCCCGATGGAACGTGATGAGCGTGAATATATTCTTATCGACACCGCGGGTGTGCGTAAGCGTGGCAAAATCACTGAAACCGTTGAGAAATTCTCGGTAATCAAAACCCTGCAAGCGATTGAAGACGCTAACGTTGTTATGTTGGTGATTGATGCTCGCGAAGGTATTTCCGACCAGGATTTGTCTCTGCTCGGCTTTATCCTGAATAGTGGGCGCTCACTGGTGATTGTCGTCAACAAGTGGGACGGCCTGAGCAACGAAGTCAGAGAGCAAGTTAAAGAGACCCTGGATTATCGTCTTGGCTTTATCGACTTTGCTCGCGTGCACTTTATCTCCGCACTGCATGGCAGTGGCGTGGGTAACTTGTTCGAATCTGTTCGTGAAGCTTATGACAGCTCCACGCGTCGCGTAAGCACTGCGTTGTTGACTCGCATCATGACTATGGCTGCAGAAGATCACCAGCCGCCGTTAGTTCGTGGTCGTCGCGTTAAGCTGAAATATGCGCATGCCGGTGGTTATAACCCGCCAATCGTTGTGATTCACGGCAACCAGGTTAAAGACCTGCCGGATTCCTACAAGCGCTATTTGATGAACTACTTCCGCAAATCGCTGGATGTGATGGGCACGCCAATCCGTATTCAGTTCAAAGAAGGGGAGAACCCGTTTGCCAACAAACGTAACACCCTGACACCGAACCAGATGCGTAAACGTAAGCGTTTGATCAAGCACATCAAGAAGAGCAAGTAA
- the eutC gene encoding ethanolamine ammonia-lyase subunit EutC, translated as MNSDAWTLLREFTDARIALGRSGASLPTKEVLNFGLAHAQARDAVHQPFHSDDLSNALSELGLPTLTVKSAAQDRHIYLNRPDLGRILSDESREMLNTTQPRCDDLLIVIGDGLSSHAVHRQAVALVRELLPYINTLGLTLAPIVLAHQSRVALGDDIGEILHCKAVAMLIGERPGLSSPDSLGVYLTWKPERKRLESERNCISNIRPEGLSHTAAAFKLAWLLEQAFLRRLTGVKLKDESDNPALHQMVKPISE; from the coding sequence ATGAATTCCGATGCCTGGACATTGCTGCGGGAATTCACCGACGCCCGTATCGCTCTTGGGCGCAGCGGTGCGAGCCTGCCCACCAAAGAAGTGCTCAACTTTGGCCTTGCCCACGCGCAGGCCCGAGATGCCGTCCATCAGCCCTTTCATAGCGACGATCTCAGTAATGCATTAAGTGAGCTGGGATTACCGACACTGACAGTCAAGAGTGCAGCACAAGACCGACATATCTATCTTAACCGCCCGGATTTAGGGCGCATATTAAGCGATGAAAGCCGCGAAATGTTGAATACCACCCAGCCCCGATGTGACGATCTGCTGATCGTCATTGGTGACGGACTTTCTTCACATGCGGTACACCGTCAGGCTGTTGCGCTGGTTCGCGAGCTGCTGCCGTATATCAACACGCTCGGACTCACGCTGGCCCCGATTGTCCTGGCGCATCAGTCGAGAGTGGCCCTGGGTGATGACATTGGGGAAATACTTCACTGCAAAGCGGTAGCGATGCTGATTGGCGAGCGTCCGGGGCTTTCTTCCCCAGACAGTCTGGGGGTTTATTTAACCTGGAAACCTGAACGTAAACGCCTGGAGTCGGAGCGCAATTGTATTTCGAATATCCGGCCTGAAGGTTTGAGCCATACAGCAGCGGCCTTTAAACTGGCCTGGCTTCTTGAACAAGCATTTTTACGCCGCTTAACAGGTGTGAAGTTAAAAGACGAAAGCGATAATCCGGCGTTACATCAAATGGTTAAGCCTATATCTGAATAG
- a CDS encoding ethanolamine ammonia-lyase subunit EutB, whose protein sequence is MYHATLAHRSYRFAGLKELMAKASPSRSGDNLAGVAAQSAEERIAAKMALADIPLREILDNPLIPYEDDEVTRLIIDTHDKNAFQAISHLTVGDFRDWLLDDTTDTQTLREVAKGITPEMAAAVSKLMRNQDLILAASKCQITTRFRNTIGLPGHLSVRLQPNHPTDDLKGIAASMLDGLLYGAGDAVIGINPASDSLPVLERLNNMLDDIISRFAIPTQSCVLTHVTNTLQLIERGVPVDLVFQSVAGTEAANSGFGINLALLQEAHDAALSLNRGTLGNNVMYFETGQGSCLSSNAHHGVDQQTCEARAYAVARHFNPLLINTVVGFIGPEYLYDGKQIIRAGLEDHFCGKLMGLPLGCDVCYTNHAQADQDDMDTLLTLLCNAGLTFLIGVPGADDIMLNYQSTSFHDALYARRLLGLKHAPEFAQWLTRMQIIDTHGQLRLTGASHPLLTALPHGVCL, encoded by the coding sequence ATGTATCACGCAACTCTGGCGCATCGCAGTTATCGGTTTGCCGGCCTCAAAGAGTTAATGGCCAAAGCCTCCCCGTCGCGTTCCGGGGATAACCTGGCAGGGGTCGCGGCTCAAAGCGCAGAAGAACGCATAGCGGCTAAAATGGCGCTGGCAGATATTCCACTACGGGAAATCCTCGATAACCCGCTGATCCCCTATGAAGACGATGAAGTCACCCGCCTGATTATTGATACCCATGATAAAAACGCTTTTCAGGCCATCAGCCATTTAACCGTCGGCGATTTTCGTGACTGGCTACTTGATGACACTACGGATACTCAGACGCTACGCGAGGTCGCAAAAGGCATCACACCGGAAATGGCGGCAGCAGTCAGTAAATTAATGCGCAACCAGGATTTAATTCTGGCTGCCAGCAAATGCCAGATCACCACCAGGTTCCGCAATACTATCGGCTTACCCGGGCATCTCAGCGTACGTTTGCAACCCAACCATCCTACCGACGATCTAAAAGGCATCGCCGCCAGCATGCTCGACGGACTGCTTTATGGCGCAGGTGATGCGGTTATCGGTATTAATCCTGCAAGTGACAGCCTGCCCGTGCTAGAGCGGTTGAATAACATGCTCGATGACATCATCAGCCGGTTTGCCATTCCAACTCAATCCTGCGTTCTGACGCATGTGACCAACACTTTGCAATTGATTGAACGCGGAGTGCCTGTGGATTTAGTGTTTCAATCCGTCGCAGGAACCGAAGCCGCCAACAGCGGTTTTGGCATAAATCTGGCGCTTTTACAGGAAGCGCATGACGCGGCGCTGAGTCTAAACCGCGGCACACTCGGCAATAACGTGATGTACTTCGAAACCGGGCAAGGCAGTTGCCTGTCTTCCAATGCGCATCATGGCGTTGATCAACAAACTTGTGAAGCCCGTGCTTACGCAGTGGCACGCCATTTTAATCCGTTGCTGATAAATACCGTCGTCGGCTTCATTGGCCCGGAATATTTGTATGACGGCAAACAGATTATTCGTGCTGGCCTGGAGGATCATTTCTGCGGCAAATTGATGGGCTTACCGTTGGGTTGCGATGTCTGTTACACCAATCATGCACAAGCCGATCAAGATGATATGGACACCCTGCTCACGCTGCTGTGTAACGCAGGCCTCACCTTCTTAATCGGCGTGCCGGGCGCGGATGACATTATGCTAAATTACCAAAGCACGTCTTTCCACGATGCGCTTTATGCCCGCCGTTTACTGGGACTGAAACACGCACCAGAATTTGCGCAGTGGCTGACGCGTATGCAAATTATTGATACCCATGGGCAGTTACGCCTGACGGGGGCCAGCCATCCCTTGTTAACCGCGCTGCCGCATGGAGTGTGCTTATGA
- a CDS encoding zinc ribbon domain-containing protein, translating to METKCPVCENPLQPTDAGAHCEVCKQDFRLEARCPDCHKPLEVLKACGAVDYFCQNGHGLISKKRVEFVPVVE from the coding sequence ATGGAAACGAAATGCCCGGTGTGTGAAAACCCACTCCAGCCAACCGATGCAGGCGCGCACTGTGAAGTCTGCAAGCAGGATTTTCGTCTTGAGGCTCGCTGCCCGGATTGCCACAAGCCGCTGGAAGTTTTAAAAGCCTGCGGCGCGGTGGATTATTTTTGCCAGAATGGGCATGGTTTGATTTCGAAGAAACGCGTCGAATTCGTACCCGTTGTCGAATAA
- the xseA gene encoding exodeoxyribonuclease VII large subunit — protein sequence MPTINTPSIFTVSRLNQTVRMLLEQEMGQVWISGEISNFTQPASGHWYFTLKDDTAQIRGAMFRNSNRRVTFRPQHGQQVLVRATLTLYEPRGDYQIIVESMQPAGEGLLQQQYEELKQRLTAEGLFEQIHKQPLPTPAHQVGVITSKTGAALHDILHVLKRRDPSLPVIIYPTAVQGVDAPMQIVRAIELANVRKECDVLIVGRGGGSLEDLWSFNDERVVRAIFASKIPIVSAVGHETDVTIADFVADVRAPTPSAAAEIVSRNQLELLRQLQSSQQRMEMAMDYYLAQRTQRFTRLQHRLQQQHPQLRLARQQTTLERLQQRLTVAMDAKLRRSSQQQQRLMQRLNQQQPQPRIHRAQTRLQQLEYRLSQVVTARLSQTRQRFGTAIAQLEAVSPLATLARGYSVTTATDGKVLKKTKQVNSGDTLTTRLEDGWVESQVTGITPVKPVRKRKTAAKS from the coding sequence ATGCCAACGATAAATACTCCATCAATTTTTACCGTCAGCCGTCTGAATCAGACGGTTCGAATGCTGCTGGAACAAGAGATGGGGCAAGTCTGGATCAGCGGTGAAATTTCCAACTTCACCCAACCGGCTTCCGGTCACTGGTACTTCACACTCAAAGACGATACCGCACAAATTCGTGGTGCGATGTTCCGTAACAGCAATCGCCGCGTCACCTTCCGTCCGCAACATGGGCAGCAGGTTTTGGTGCGTGCGACTCTGACGCTGTACGAGCCACGCGGTGATTACCAGATTATCGTTGAAAGCATGCAACCGGCGGGCGAAGGTTTGTTGCAGCAGCAATACGAAGAGCTGAAACAACGCCTCACTGCTGAAGGTTTGTTTGAACAAATCCATAAGCAGCCATTACCAACACCGGCGCACCAGGTCGGCGTCATTACCTCAAAAACCGGTGCTGCCCTGCATGATATTTTGCACGTGCTCAAACGCCGCGACCCTTCTCTACCGGTAATTATTTATCCGACCGCTGTTCAGGGCGTTGATGCGCCGATGCAAATCGTGCGCGCTATTGAGCTGGCAAACGTGCGCAAAGAGTGTGATGTGCTGATTGTCGGGCGCGGCGGCGGTTCGCTGGAAGATTTATGGAGCTTTAACGATGAGCGTGTTGTCAGGGCTATCTTCGCAAGCAAGATCCCGATCGTTAGCGCCGTAGGGCATGAAACTGACGTCACGATCGCCGATTTTGTCGCTGATGTTCGCGCGCCAACGCCTTCAGCCGCAGCGGAGATTGTCAGCCGTAATCAGCTCGAATTACTGCGCCAGTTGCAGTCATCGCAGCAGCGTATGGAAATGGCGATGGACTATTATCTCGCCCAACGCACGCAGCGTTTCACGCGCTTACAACATCGCCTGCAACAACAACATCCGCAACTGCGCCTGGCTCGCCAGCAAACAACGCTTGAGCGTTTACAGCAGCGTTTGACCGTGGCGATGGACGCAAAACTGCGCCGCAGTTCGCAACAGCAGCAGCGCCTGATGCAGCGTTTGAACCAGCAACAACCTCAGCCGCGAATCCATCGCGCGCAGACTCGTTTACAGCAGTTGGAATATCGTTTATCGCAGGTGGTCACGGCGCGTCTTAGCCAGACTCGCCAACGCTTTGGTACCGCTATCGCACAGCTTGAAGCGGTCAGCCCGCTGGCGACACTGGCGCGTGGTTATAGCGTCACAACGGCGACAGATGGCAAAGTGCTGAAGAAAACCAAACAGGTCAATTCTGGGGATACGCTGACAACGCGTCTGGAAGATGGCTGGGTGGAAAGCCAGGTCACCGGCATTACACCGGTAAAGCCTGTACGCAAGCGTAAAACGGCGGCGAAAAGCTAA
- the guaB gene encoding IMP dehydrogenase, which produces MLRIAKEALTFDDVLLVPAHSTVLPNTADLSTQLTKTIRLNIPMLSAAMDTVTEARLAISLAQEGGLGFIHKNMSIERQAEEVKRVKKHESGVVTDPQTVLPTTTLHEVKELTARNGFAGYPVVTEANELVGIITGRDVRFVTDLNQPVSVYMTPKERLVTVKEGEARDVVLSKMHEKRVEKALVVDGNFHLQGMITVKDFQKAERKPNACKDDQGRLRVGAAVGAGAGNEERIDALVAAGVDVLLIDSSHGHSEGVLQRIRETRAKYPDLQIIGGNVATANGARALADAGVSAVKVGIGPGSICTTRIVTGVGVPQITAVADAVEALEGTGIPVIADGGIRFSGDIAKAIAAGASAVMVGGMLAGTEESPGEIELYQGRSFKSYRGMGSLGAMSKGSSDRYFQTDNAADKLVPEGIEGRVAYKGHLKEIVHQQMGGLRSCMGLTGCGTIDELRTKAEFVRISGAGIQESHVHDVTITKESPNYRMGS; this is translated from the coding sequence ATGCTACGAATCGCTAAAGAAGCACTGACGTTTGATGACGTTCTCCTCGTTCCAGCTCACTCTACAGTTCTGCCTAACACGGCCGATCTCAGCACCCAATTGACCAAAACTATTCGTTTGAATATCCCTATGCTGTCCGCAGCCATGGATACCGTAACGGAAGCCCGTCTGGCCATTTCTTTGGCTCAGGAAGGTGGACTTGGTTTCATCCACAAAAATATGTCGATTGAGCGCCAGGCTGAAGAAGTCAAACGCGTGAAAAAACACGAAAGTGGCGTTGTGACTGACCCACAGACCGTGCTGCCGACAACCACTCTGCACGAAGTTAAAGAACTCACCGCACGTAATGGTTTCGCGGGTTATCCTGTTGTCACCGAAGCCAACGAATTGGTCGGTATCATCACCGGTCGTGACGTTCGCTTCGTCACCGACTTAAACCAGCCTGTTAGCGTGTACATGACCCCGAAAGAGCGTCTGGTTACCGTGAAAGAAGGCGAAGCACGTGATGTTGTGCTGTCTAAAATGCACGAAAAACGTGTTGAGAAGGCGTTGGTTGTCGATGGCAACTTCCACCTGCAGGGCATGATTACCGTAAAAGACTTCCAGAAAGCAGAACGTAAACCTAACGCCTGTAAAGACGACCAGGGCCGTCTGCGTGTTGGGGCTGCCGTTGGCGCAGGTGCGGGCAACGAAGAGCGTATCGACGCTCTGGTAGCCGCTGGTGTCGATGTTTTACTGATTGACTCCTCTCACGGTCACTCCGAAGGCGTTCTGCAACGTATTCGTGAAACTCGCGCTAAATATCCTGACCTGCAAATCATTGGCGGCAACGTGGCTACGGCGAACGGCGCTCGCGCGCTGGCTGACGCTGGTGTGAGTGCGGTTAAAGTCGGTATCGGTCCAGGCTCCATCTGTACCACTCGTATCGTCACCGGCGTGGGCGTTCCACAAATCACTGCGGTTGCTGACGCAGTTGAAGCGCTGGAAGGTACGGGCATCCCGGTTATCGCTGACGGTGGTATCCGTTTCTCTGGTGATATTGCGAAAGCTATCGCAGCAGGCGCTTCTGCGGTGATGGTTGGCGGTATGTTGGCAGGGACTGAAGAATCTCCAGGTGAAATCGAACTTTACCAAGGCCGTTCTTTCAAATCCTACCGCGGTATGGGTTCCCTGGGCGCGATGTCTAAAGGTTCTTCAGACCGTTACTTCCAGACCGACAACGCCGCGGACAAACTGGTGCCGGAAGGTATCGAAGGCCGCGTGGCTTACAAAGGCCACCTGAAAGAGATCGTTCACCAGCAAATGGGTGGCCTGCGCTCCTGCATGGGTCTGACCGGCTGTGGTACTATCGACGAACTGCGTACCAAAGCGGAATTTGTACGCATCAGCGGTGCGGGCATTCAGGAAAGTCACGTTCACGATGTGACGATTACTAAAGAGTCCCCGAACTACCGTATGGGTTCTTAA